In Bacillus thuringiensis, the DNA window AGAACATCAATTGTTTATTAATCACTGGGTGCATCAAATGAAGACACCTGTTTCTGTTATGCAACTTATGGTGCTCGAAATGGAAGATGAACATTTAATTCCAAAGTTTAAGCAGGAATTAGATCGTCTGAACCAAGGGCTTGATATGGCTTTATACATGGCAAGATTAAATAACTTCCATGAAGACTTCCATGTCGAGACGATTTCATTAAAAGATACGGTAACAAAAAATATTAATGGGTTAAAAGAACTATTCATTCGAAACGGAGTCTTCCCTGTTTTAGAAGTACATTCTGATTTAAAGATTGCTTCTGATGCAAAATGGCTAAAATTTATCATCTATCAGTTAATGACAAATGCCGTTCGTTACTCAGGTGAGCGTGGAAAGAAAGTCTTCTTATCTGCTTATCGAAATGGAAAAGATATTATTTTAGAAGTTCGTGATGAAGGCGTAGGTATTCCGCAAGAAGATATTCGAAGAGTATTTGAACCATTTTACACTGGAAAAAACGGTCGTGCATTCGGAGAATCCACTGGTATGGGGCTTTATATTGTAAGTAAAATTTGTGACTATTTAGGACACTCTGTCAAACTAGATTCTGAAGTTGGGAAAGGAACGACGATTAAAATCATCTTCCACAACGCTGCAAATAATCAAGTAGAACATGCGGAGAAGGTGACCGAAGCATGATCGTGACATATGCTAGCAAAATGTATGAGAACTTACTCTCATACATTTTTTGCAATAAAACTACATATGTGCCTGCTAACGGGAGGCACATATTATGACATTTTGGCAATTTGCATTTAAAAATGTAACGCGCAACTCAAGAGCTTATTTTGCTTACTTTATAAGCAGTTCCTTTTCGATTGCTGTTTTCTTTTCGTTCGCTGTTTATTTGTTTCATCCGAAATTACAAAATTTCAGTATGATCTCTGAAGTTTCAGGATTAATGATGTTTTCAGAAGTTGTTATTGTTTTGTTCTCGTTCTTTTTTCTACTCTATTCAATTGGATCGTTTTTAAAAGTTCGTAAAAAGCAATTTGGTATTTTAACTATTTTAGGTATATCAAAAAAACAATTACACCGACTCGTTTTCACTGAAAATATGTTAATTGGTATTTTATCTATCTTTTTCGGTATGCAGTTTGGACTTGTCTTTTCGCAGTTTTTCTTATTAGTAACAGCGAAAATTACACATCTACCAGGGATATATTTATATCCCCCTACGAATGCTTTCATTTTAACAACGATTGTGTTTCTTAGTCTCTTTATCGTTGTATCTTCATTTACACCGATGCTAATTCGTACGAAAAAAACAGTACATCTTTTACAAGCTAATAGTGGCAAACAAAAAGTAAGAAAACCATCCATATTCGTCTCTCTATTTGGTGCTATCTGTTTATTAGGTGGTTATATTTTAGCGGCAAACCCTAAATATTTCTTCTCAATAAATCCGCAAGTAGGCGTTATATATATGGTTTCAAGTATTTTTGTGATTCCAACACTCGTTACAATCGGAACATATTTTTTCTTTTCTCAAATTAGTTTCTTACTTATTTATATTTTAAAGAAAAGAAGAACGTTTTATATGAAACGGATTAATATGCTTTGGATTTCGGATTTAGCAAGCCGCATCCGAACGAATATTAATATGCTATTTATTGTAGCGATGCTATCTACAATTGCTTTCACAATGATTACGTTCCTATATGGAGTCGGAAAGTTTACAAAGCTAGAGGTTACGCGAAGCTCACCTTTTCCATTCTCTTATTTTTCTTATGACGCAAATCCTTTTGTGGACGATCATTTAAATTGGCTTGAACAACAATTGCAAAAAGAGAATTTCTCTTATAAAAAAATAAAGGCTGATTTATATGAAACACCACTGAAAGAAGATAAAGGTATAACAGCTTATAATGACATATATGCAATGAAACAAAGTGACTATAACAAACTTGCAGCTTCCTTACGAATGAAACAACTATTCATGGACGAAAATGAAGCATATGTCTTAACAGGTAATGCTTATATAACCTTATTCAGCGAGTTTGAGCCAAGTTACAATAGAAAGTCTATTACGCTTTCTAGCACAAATACGATATTACAAGTAAAGGGCTATGAACAAGTAGGGGCCATTCCCTCTAACTTTTCATATCAAACTTTAATTTTACCTGATGTTGTTGTAAACAACTTACCAAGTACAACAAAGCGTGTATCAGCGTACAATTATAACGTACAAAACTGGGAAAAGACGTATGAAATTGCTAATGGTTTTATGAAAAAAATACAAAAAGATCGAGAGGCATTCCAATACGAAGGCCCCCTTATACGCTCCTATGAATCAGCAGACTCATTATATAGAATTACATCAGGAAGTGCTGCATACTTCCTAATCGGGACATTCTTAGGTGTCATTTTCTTTATTGGAGCAGGTAGCGTTCTTTATTTCAGAATGTATACGGATTTAACGAACGAACAAGAAAAATATGTAGCAATTTCAAAAATTGGTGTAACAGATGCAGAGATGAAAAAATCTGCAACCATTCAACTTAGTATTTTATTTTTCGTTCCGTACATTATGGCATCCATTCATACAATGTTCGCAACGAAAATGCTACAAGATGTAATTGGTTTATCTCTGTTCAAAGAAATTTCAGCTGTTCTTATTATTTTTGGCGTCGTTGAAATTGTATTTTTCTTATTCATTCGTTCGCTTTATATGCAAAAATTATCACAGTATACGAATGGACAAATTATTTAAAACAAACTTGATGAAAAGAGTATTTCTTATGCTTTTCTCATCTTCACCCCATTAGGAGGCTAGGTGAATGACATTTTGGCAGTTTGCATTTAAAAACGTGACGCGGAACGCCAGAGCTTATTTCGCCTATTTTGTAAGCAGTGCGTTCTCCATCGCAATCTTTTTCTCATTTGCAGTTTATTTATTTCATCCTAAATTGCATATGACAGACGTGAATTATTCTCTGAACATATTAATGACAATTTCAGAAGTTGTCATTGTGTTCTTTTCATTTTTCTTTTTACTGTATTCAATCGGTACGTTTTTAAAAGTACGAAAAAAACAGTTCGGGATTTTAACAGTACTTGGCATATCTCAAAAACAATTAAAACGACTCATATTTATAGAAAATATGTTAATTGGTGCTCTTTCTATATTTTTTGGCATTCAACTTGGAGTCGTCTTTTCACAGTTCTTTTTATTAGTTACCGCCAAAATTACACACGTACCTGGTTTATATTTATATCCGCCTACAAGTGCTATCGTTTTAACTATCATCATCTTTCTTGGGCTCTTCATTCTCGTATCATCTTTTACACCGATGCTCATTCGTACGAGAAAAGCTGTACGACTTTTAAAAGAAGGAAAACAACAAAAAGAAAGAAAAGCATCCGTGCTCATCTCTCTATTTGGTGCGACGTGTTTAATATCTGGATATGCGTTAGCCGCAAATCCGCTGTATTTTATGTCGCTAGGTGACATCATTGGGCTTTTATATGCCGTCTCTAGTATATTTGTCATTCCATCGCTTATTGCAGCTGGAACATACTTTTTCTTTTCACAAATTAGTTTTTTACTTATTCGTATTTTAAAAACTCGAAGAAAGTTTTATATGAAACGAATTAATATGCTTTGGATTTCGGATTTAGCAGCGCGCATTCGGACAAACATTAACATGCTTTTTATTGTAGCGATGCTATCGACGCTCGCTTTTACAATGATTACATTCTTATATGGATTCGGTAAGTTTACAAAATTTGATGAAATTAGGAAAAATCCTTTCCCGTTTACTTATTTATCTCATACTGAAAATACGTTAGCTGATGAACATTTAAACTGGTTAGAACAAAAATTTAATGAAGAGCACTTTACTTATACAAAATTTAAAACGGATATATATGAAGTATCTTCAGCTGAAGATACCACGCAGCTCTATTATGCCATTAAACAAAGTGACTATAATGTACTTGCTAAGGCTTTAAATTGGGAAACACTCACGGTGAATAAGAATGAATCTTATATTCTTATGAAAGACTTAGATGATCAGGTTATTGGAACGCTTCATAATCAAGAAAAGAAAAATACTCTTACACTTACTCAAAACAATTTACAACTACAAGTGAAAGAATATAAAGGTTATAACCCATTCCCAAATCGCTTAATATACCAATTGCTCATACTATCTGATGAAAATGTAGAAGCATTATCCACCGTTTCAAAACAAATGAGTGTATATAGCTTTAAAGTTTACGATTGGGAAAAAGCACATAACATCGGTTCGGCATTTACAACAAAAATTTATAATGAAAGTGACGCGATCAAAGCAGAGCATCCTCCTTTCCACGCAAGTGAAGCGAGTGATTCTCTATATAAAGCAAAATTAAATGTCGCTTCGTTCTTCTTAATTGGTACTTTCCTAGGAGTTATTTTCTTTATCGGTGCTGGTAGTGTTCTTTACTTCCGAATGTATACAGATTTAACAAATGAGCAAGAAAAGTATGTAACGATTACAAAAATTGGTTTAACAGCAGCTGAGATGAAACGTTCAGCGACAATTCAGCTTGCTATTTTATTCTTTGTTCCATACATTATGGCATCGATCCATACGATGTTTGCCACAAAGATGCTACAAGACATATTACATCTCTCGTTCTTCGCTGAAATTACAGTCGTACTTATGATTTTTGGAACAGTTGAAATTTTATTTTTCCTTTTAATTCGTTCCTTTTATATGCAAAAATTATCACAGCACATTAAGTTTTAAAAATAGAAAGGTGATTACTATGGAAGAAGTATTACACATCAAAAACGTCTCAAAAGTGTATGAGGGGAAAGTCCCCCATACCGCTTTAAAAAATATAAATTTACATGTAGATAAAGGTGAGTTTGTTGCAATTATGGGGCCGTCTGGGAGCGGGAAATCTACGTTTTTAAACGTTATTTCCACAATTGATTCTCCTACTTCTGGTGATGTCGTTATTAACGGAAAAAAACCGCATACATTTCGTAGAGAAAAGTTAGCTATTTTCCGCCGACAAGAGTTAGGATTTGTTTTCCAAAACTTTAACCTACTAGATACACTAACAATCGGCGAAAATATCGTACTACCTTTAACATTAGATAATGTTCCATTAAAAGAAATGGACGAAAAGCTTGATCACATTTCAAAAAAACTTGGAATTGATCATATTTTAGACAAGCGTATTTTTGAAGTTTCTGGGGGACAAGCACAGCGTACCGCAGTAGCACGTGCTGTGATTCATCATCCGTCTCTTTTACTAGCTGATGAACCGACAGGAAACTTGGACTCAAAAGCAGCTATTGATGTAATGGAGTTATTTACGAAGTTAAACAAAGAAGAAGATGCAACAATTTTAATGGTTACACACGATCCGTTTGCAGCAAGTTATTGTAACCGCGTCATTTTCATTAAAGATGGCGAGCTTTACAACGAACTACACCGCGGACTATATCGCGAGAAATTTTATCAAGAAATTTTAGATGTTTTAGCATTATTAGGAGGAAGACGTGGATGACATTTTGGCAATTCGCATTTAAAAATGTCTCGCGTAATTCGAAAGCATATTTCGCTTATTTTGTAAGTAGTGCGTTTTCTATCATGGTTTTCTTTTCATTTACTGTATACGCGTATCATCCACGCTTACAAATTATGAATAAATTGCAGGAACAAGATCCGCTCATGAACTTGGCTGGCATGGCACAGTTTGTTATCGTTTTGTTCTCGTTCTTCTTTCTCTTATATTCTATTGGGACATTTTTAAATGTACGGAAACAACAATTTGGCGTTTTAACTGTTCTCGGTATTTCACACAAACAATTAAAACGGCTTTTGTTTACTGAAAATATGATTATTGGAATACTAGCTATCTTTGCTGGTATTCAAGGCGGTCTTGTGTTCTCTAACTTTTTCTTACTCGTTACTTCTAAATTAACAAATGCAAAAGGCCTCTATTTATATTGGCCAACAGAAGCAATTATCGTTACTACAATAACTTTTATTATTTTATTTTTCATCGTTTCTACATTTACACCGATGTTCATTCGTACTCGGAAAACAACTCGATTAATTAAAAATAATAAAAAGGAAAAAGACGAAAAAAGGCCGTCCATACTCGTTTCATTGTTTGCCTTAATTTGTTTAGGGCTGTGCTATTATATCGCTGGTTATCCGCAAGGCTACATAACAGAAAAAAATGCACAAAATGGATCTGTATACCTTATCATGTTATCTATTTTACCGCTCGTAATAGTCGGAACATATTTATTCTTTTCACAGACGTTTCTCCTCTTTATCTTTATCTTAAAAAAGCGAAGAAAGTTTTATATGAAACAAATAAACATGTTATGGATTTCAGATTTAGCTAGCCGTACACGTAGTAATATTAATGTGCTCTTTATCGTTTCTATGTTGTCAGCACTTGCATTTACAATTATTACTGGGTTATTTGCTGCTAATAATAATACGAAAGCATCGATATTAGAACGATATCCTTTCCCCTTCACGTATACGTCCAAAGGTGAAAATCAATTGGAACAAAAGCACATTGCTACAATTGAAACGGAGCTTACAAAGGCTAATTTTCAATACAATAAATACAAATCTACAGTATTAAAAGATACAGCTTTAAAAGAGGACGTTGTTCTTATGAAAATGAGTGACTATAACATACTCGCCAAACAATTAAAGAGACCAGAAATAACTCTTGATTCTACACAAGTTTATATTATTTCTCGTTACTCGCCCGAACTCTTAAATCTTGTATCAAATCCATTTGCAAAGCAAAATACAATTACACTTGGATCAAATAAAAAGGAATTCTCTATTAAAGGATTTATTAATAAAGGGATAGAGCCTTCTTTTTTATTACCCCATTTAATTGTTATTCAAGATACTGTAATTGATAATTCGATTCCTCATATTGAAACAATAACGCTATATAATTATTTTGTGGAGAACTGGGAAAACTCAATTACTCCGACAAAAAACATTTCGCGGACTATAAGTGAAGATGTGCGTGATTTTTATGAAAAACATAAAGAAGAAGATGCTCGAGCCCCTTTTTCCCTTTCTACAGCCGCGGTGGATCTAAACTACAGTAAAGGCAATTCAATTGCCACTTTCTTTATTTGGACATTTCTCGGCTTTATTTTCTTTATCGGAGCAGCTAGTGTTTTATACTTCCGTATGTATAATGACTTAACGATTGAAAAACAAAAATACATTACGATTACCAAAATCGGTCTAACAGAATCGGAAATGTTTCGTTCTGCAACGATTCAATTAGGAATTTTATTTTTCATTCCTTATATCGTTGCTGGTATTCATACAATATTTGCGATTCAGTTTTTACAAAATATGTTTGCTTTCTCTTTATTAAAAGAATTAATCATTATACTTACATTGTTCGGGATTATCGAGATCATTTTCTTCTTCTTAATCCGTTCTCTGTACATTAATAAATTATCACAGCATATCAAAATATGAATAAAATGGCCTTGTGCAATATGCACAAGGCCATTTTCAATAGTTTTTAATAATTAGCAGCAATATCCACCATAGCCGCCTGCGTAACCGCCGTAACCACCATAGCCACAACCGCCTCCGCCTCCGCCGAAGCAGCTAGCACCGATGATGATTAATAAAATAAACAATACGATTAGAAGCGCAAAACCGCCGCCGCACCCATTTCTGCGGTTACAATCATCATGTCTGTGTTCACACTTTTCGCTCATTACTCTATTCCTCCTTTAGTATCATTCATAACAAGTTCTCCTTGCTCTAAATGAGGGGATTCCATTTATAGTATGTTTTCAGGGCGAATAGGAAGCTTGACCTTATTAAAAACGGGCTTGTTTTTGGAAATGGGCTTCATCAAAAAAAGATACCTGTTAAGGTATCTTCTAAATAAACATATTCAATAAAAGTGCAAAACCAAATGCGATAAATGATAATAATGTCTCCAGTACCGTCCATGTCTTAAATGTTTCCTTCACCGTTAATCCTAAATACTCTTTTACAAGCCAGAACCCCGCATCATTTACGTGAGAAAACATTAATGATCCTGCTCCGGTTGCAATAACGAGTAACTCTAAATTCACACCAGACATATGCTGAATAACTGGTGAAACAATTCCTGCTGCTGTCGTTAATGCTACTGTCGCTGAACCTGTTGCAATTCGAATTAATCCAGCTACCATAAAAGCTAATACAATTGGTGATAACGATATATGTTCTGCCATTTGTGCAATCGCCGTTCCAACGCCGCTTTCAATTAATATTTGTTTAAATCCACCGCCTGCACCGATAATTAAAATAATGGAACCGACCGGTAGTAAACTTTCGTCCGTTAATTTTTTGATGACCTTTTTATTAATTCCTTGTCTTATTCCAAGTAAATAAAATGCTGCGAAACATGAAATAAGTAAAGCAATTACTGGACTTCCTATAAATACGAAAAATTCAGTTATCTTTTTCGGTAATGAAATATACGGTGCAACTACTGATAAAATCATTAATACAACTGGTAATAAAATAATAAAAAATGAAACTTTACGACTCGGTAAATCAGTTGATACAGTCGTAACTCGGATAAGCTCTGGTTCATTTTCAGGTATAACCCTTTTATGTACCCACTTTGCAAATATCGGTCCTGCGATAATAGCTGTTGGTAACGCGATAATTAATGAATATAAAAGTACCTTTCCTAAGTTCGCGTTATAAATACCGATTGCTGTCATCGCCCCTGGATGTGGTGGCACGAGCCCATGAACGATAGATAATCCAGCGATAACAGGTAACGCAATTAATAATATGTTTTGCTTCGTCGTTTTTCGAATGGAAATAACGAGAGGTAATAAGATGACAATTCCCACTTCAAAAAATACTGGAATCCCTATAACAAATCCTGCAAATAACATAGCCCATGGCAGTTTCTTCACACCGAAAAATCGAATAAAGAAATCTGCCACTTGCATGCCAGCCCCTGAATCGGACATCATTTTCCCTAAAATTGTTCCGAGAGCTAAAATACCAACTAAATGCCCTAGTACACTACCAACACCAGTTTCATAGGCAGTCACTATCTTCGTTAAATTCAGTCCAGACATGATGGCTAAAAATAAACTAGCAACTGTTAAACTAATAAATGCATGCCATTTCCACCATGATACCCCTAAAATAACAATCGCGATTG includes these proteins:
- the gntP gene encoding gluconate permease GntP, which gives rise to MDIYLLIVTLFAIAIVILGVSWWKWHAFISLTVASLFLAIMSGLNLTKIVTAYETGVGSVLGHLVGILALGTILGKMMSDSGAGMQVADFFIRFFGVKKLPWAMLFAGFVIGIPVFFEVGIVILLPLVISIRKTTKQNILLIALPVIAGLSIVHGLVPPHPGAMTAIGIYNANLGKVLLYSLIIALPTAIIAGPIFAKWVHKRVIPENEPELIRVTTVSTDLPSRKVSFFIILLPVVLMILSVVAPYISLPKKITEFFVFIGSPVIALLISCFAAFYLLGIRQGINKKVIKKLTDESLLPVGSIILIIGAGGGFKQILIESGVGTAIAQMAEHISLSPIVLAFMVAGLIRIATGSATVALTTAAGIVSPVIQHMSGVNLELLVIATGAGSLMFSHVNDAGFWLVKEYLGLTVKETFKTWTVLETLLSFIAFGFALLLNMFI
- a CDS encoding FtsX-like permease family protein; the protein is MTFWQFAFKNVTRNSRAYFAYFISSSFSIAVFFSFAVYLFHPKLQNFSMISEVSGLMMFSEVVIVLFSFFFLLYSIGSFLKVRKKQFGILTILGISKKQLHRLVFTENMLIGILSIFFGMQFGLVFSQFFLLVTAKITHLPGIYLYPPTNAFILTTIVFLSLFIVVSSFTPMLIRTKKTVHLLQANSGKQKVRKPSIFVSLFGAICLLGGYILAANPKYFFSINPQVGVIYMVSSIFVIPTLVTIGTYFFFSQISFLLIYILKKRRTFYMKRINMLWISDLASRIRTNINMLFIVAMLSTIAFTMITFLYGVGKFTKLEVTRSSPFPFSYFSYDANPFVDDHLNWLEQQLQKENFSYKKIKADLYETPLKEDKGITAYNDIYAMKQSDYNKLAASLRMKQLFMDENEAYVLTGNAYITLFSEFEPSYNRKSITLSSTNTILQVKGYEQVGAIPSNFSYQTLILPDVVVNNLPSTTKRVSAYNYNVQNWEKTYEIANGFMKKIQKDREAFQYEGPLIRSYESADSLYRITSGSAAYFLIGTFLGVIFFIGAGSVLYFRMYTDLTNEQEKYVAISKIGVTDAEMKKSATIQLSILFFVPYIMASIHTMFATKMLQDVIGLSLFKEISAVLIIFGVVEIVFFLFIRSLYMQKLSQYTNGQII
- a CDS encoding ABC transporter permease, which gives rise to MTFWQFAFKNVTRNARAYFAYFVSSAFSIAIFFSFAVYLFHPKLHMTDVNYSLNILMTISEVVIVFFSFFFLLYSIGTFLKVRKKQFGILTVLGISQKQLKRLIFIENMLIGALSIFFGIQLGVVFSQFFLLVTAKITHVPGLYLYPPTSAIVLTIIIFLGLFILVSSFTPMLIRTRKAVRLLKEGKQQKERKASVLISLFGATCLISGYALAANPLYFMSLGDIIGLLYAVSSIFVIPSLIAAGTYFFFSQISFLLIRILKTRRKFYMKRINMLWISDLAARIRTNINMLFIVAMLSTLAFTMITFLYGFGKFTKFDEIRKNPFPFTYLSHTENTLADEHLNWLEQKFNEEHFTYTKFKTDIYEVSSAEDTTQLYYAIKQSDYNVLAKALNWETLTVNKNESYILMKDLDDQVIGTLHNQEKKNTLTLTQNNLQLQVKEYKGYNPFPNRLIYQLLILSDENVEALSTVSKQMSVYSFKVYDWEKAHNIGSAFTTKIYNESDAIKAEHPPFHASEASDSLYKAKLNVASFFLIGTFLGVIFFIGAGSVLYFRMYTDLTNEQEKYVTITKIGLTAAEMKRSATIQLAILFFVPYIMASIHTMFATKMLQDILHLSFFAEITVVLMIFGTVEILFFLLIRSFYMQKLSQHIKF
- a CDS encoding sensor histidine kinase gives rise to the protein MKLFLRDHFAFFLLYVLNFGIIFVLYDAVDGFQNNKFYFVVLSLYLFICFLAYRYVRNRRMYHRLSEQPEKMEDAFIERATAPMPHGVNELVRTQYRLFQKELQSYEVKQQEHQLFINHWVHQMKTPVSVMQLMVLEMEDEHLIPKFKQELDRLNQGLDMALYMARLNNFHEDFHVETISLKDTVTKNINGLKELFIRNGVFPVLEVHSDLKIASDAKWLKFIIYQLMTNAVRYSGERGKKVFLSAYRNGKDIILEVRDEGVGIPQEDIRRVFEPFYTGKNGRAFGESTGMGLYIVSKICDYLGHSVKLDSEVGKGTTIKIIFHNAANNQVEHAEKVTEA
- a CDS encoding ABC transporter ATP-binding protein; the encoded protein is MEEVLHIKNVSKVYEGKVPHTALKNINLHVDKGEFVAIMGPSGSGKSTFLNVISTIDSPTSGDVVINGKKPHTFRREKLAIFRRQELGFVFQNFNLLDTLTIGENIVLPLTLDNVPLKEMDEKLDHISKKLGIDHILDKRIFEVSGGQAQRTAVARAVIHHPSLLLADEPTGNLDSKAAIDVMELFTKLNKEEDATILMVTHDPFAASYCNRVIFIKDGELYNELHRGLYREKFYQEILDVLALLGGRRG
- a CDS encoding YjcZ family sporulation protein, with amino-acid sequence MSEKCEHRHDDCNRRNGCGGGFALLIVLFILLIIIGASCFGGGGGGCGYGGYGGYAGGYGGYCC
- a CDS encoding FtsX-like permease family protein, yielding MTFWQFAFKNVSRNSKAYFAYFVSSAFSIMVFFSFTVYAYHPRLQIMNKLQEQDPLMNLAGMAQFVIVLFSFFFLLYSIGTFLNVRKQQFGVLTVLGISHKQLKRLLFTENMIIGILAIFAGIQGGLVFSNFFLLVTSKLTNAKGLYLYWPTEAIIVTTITFIILFFIVSTFTPMFIRTRKTTRLIKNNKKEKDEKRPSILVSLFALICLGLCYYIAGYPQGYITEKNAQNGSVYLIMLSILPLVIVGTYLFFSQTFLLFIFILKKRRKFYMKQINMLWISDLASRTRSNINVLFIVSMLSALAFTIITGLFAANNNTKASILERYPFPFTYTSKGENQLEQKHIATIETELTKANFQYNKYKSTVLKDTALKEDVVLMKMSDYNILAKQLKRPEITLDSTQVYIISRYSPELLNLVSNPFAKQNTITLGSNKKEFSIKGFINKGIEPSFLLPHLIVIQDTVIDNSIPHIETITLYNYFVENWENSITPTKNISRTISEDVRDFYEKHKEEDARAPFSLSTAAVDLNYSKGNSIATFFIWTFLGFIFFIGAASVLYFRMYNDLTIEKQKYITITKIGLTESEMFRSATIQLGILFFIPYIVAGIHTIFAIQFLQNMFAFSLLKELIIILTLFGIIEIIFFFLIRSLYINKLSQHIKI